From a single Pseudalkalibacillus hwajinpoensis genomic region:
- a CDS encoding ABC transporter substrate-binding protein: MRILKNSKLLTIVLALILVLSACSSSNNSSTNNSSNSNSGDENASSGDGEKVTIVYARGKDATGATDVLVEEFEKQNPNIEVEFREMPTDTGAQHDAYVTMLNAESSEIDVFDVDVIWPAEFAQAGYVMPLDRFIQKDGINMEDYNQGPVSAATFNGKQWAMPKFIDAGMLFYRSDLVSEAPKTWDDLMTQASEIQGQEGTKFGYLMQGKQYEGLVCNAVEFVASYGGAFIDENGEVVINSPEAIKGLSKLVEVANSDIVPDNVTTFTEVESHTAFIEGQAPFIRNWPYQYALANDEEQSKIVGNVEVAPLPEGDAGSAAALGGWMAAINNYSEHPQEAWEFLKFMTGKEGQKIDAIEGSHAPTLPALFDDQEIIDANPFFGEEGFQTALEAAVSRPVAPNYPEISEIIQIHVSKAIAGEETPEEAAAAMEKEMNEKLVK; the protein is encoded by the coding sequence TGTAGCTCTTCAAACAATTCCTCTACAAACAACAGCAGTAATAGCAATTCAGGTGATGAAAATGCAAGCTCAGGTGACGGTGAAAAGGTAACGATTGTCTATGCACGTGGTAAAGATGCAACTGGCGCAACAGATGTATTGGTTGAGGAATTTGAGAAACAGAATCCTAACATTGAGGTAGAATTCCGAGAAATGCCGACTGATACAGGTGCACAGCACGATGCATACGTTACAATGCTGAACGCAGAATCGTCTGAGATCGATGTCTTTGATGTCGACGTTATCTGGCCAGCTGAATTTGCGCAGGCAGGATATGTTATGCCTCTAGATCGCTTTATTCAAAAAGATGGCATTAACATGGAAGATTACAACCAGGGTCCAGTTTCTGCCGCAACATTTAATGGTAAGCAATGGGCAATGCCAAAGTTCATTGATGCTGGAATGCTTTTCTATCGTTCTGATCTAGTTTCAGAAGCTCCAAAAACATGGGATGACCTTATGACTCAGGCTTCTGAAATTCAAGGTCAAGAAGGAACGAAATTTGGATATTTGATGCAAGGGAAGCAATACGAAGGTCTTGTATGTAATGCAGTTGAATTCGTAGCTTCATACGGCGGTGCATTTATTGATGAGAACGGTGAAGTTGTTATTAATAGCCCTGAAGCAATCAAGGGTTTAAGCAAGCTTGTTGAAGTTGCGAACTCGGACATTGTGCCAGATAACGTGACAACATTTACTGAGGTTGAATCTCACACTGCATTTATTGAAGGACAAGCTCCATTTATTCGTAACTGGCCTTATCAGTACGCACTTGCTAACGACGAAGAGCAGTCCAAAATCGTTGGAAATGTAGAAGTAGCTCCACTTCCGGAAGGCGATGCTGGATCTGCAGCAGCTCTTGGCGGCTGGATGGCAGCTATCAATAATTACTCTGAGCATCCTCAAGAAGCATGGGAATTCCTAAAGTTCATGACTGGTAAAGAAGGACAGAAAATCGATGCGATTGAAGGTTCACATGCTCCTACACTTCCAGCCCTATTCGATGATCAAGAGATTATTGATGCTAACCCATTCTTCGGTGAAGAAGGATTCCAGACTGCACTTGAAGCAGCTGTTTCCCGTCCTGTAGCTCCTAACTACCCTGAAATCTCTGAAATCATTCAAATCCATGTTTCTAAGGCCATTGCAGGAGAAGAAACTCCTGAAGAAGCTGCGGCAGCAATGGAAAAAGAAATGAATGAAAAACTAGTGAAGTAA
- a CDS encoding carbohydrate ABC transporter permease has protein sequence MQTDIDPNQPIKIDKQPKKRKKKNKDALVGYLLVAPALILILAISIWPVFQSFYFSLFDLRLNEPTKSAVHLDYQIDLDRYLQNYPFLIGAIDSEINKGNSSEELTEMKSTLEELDAGIKENPKAAENYDEINDKLDNFENIPEDMKYVEIEKSVAEDFITSVNEINTELKGINEAGNLEQGDKIVGLSSSLDDIIVEPNFIGFDHYQDNLTDQRMWKSLWNTSVFTFISVLAELILGLAIALLINKAFIGRGLIRASILIPWAVPTAVAALMWKFLYDGQNGIVAKLFEDVGLIDSMAMLLTTDTGAMFSVIFADVWKTTPYMALLLLAGLQTIPSSLYEAASIDGANKWKQFVTITLPLLKTSILVALLFRTLDAFRVFDLIYVLTGGGPANSTETISILAYTVMFSQTNFGEGSALSVIVFICVAIISGIFIKLLGSELLNDGSGK, from the coding sequence ATGCAAACAGATATCGATCCGAATCAGCCTATTAAAATAGATAAACAGCCTAAGAAGAGAAAGAAGAAAAATAAAGATGCGTTAGTTGGGTACTTACTTGTTGCACCGGCACTTATTCTAATTCTTGCGATTTCAATCTGGCCAGTATTTCAATCTTTTTACTTCAGTCTATTCGATCTTCGTTTGAATGAACCAACGAAATCAGCTGTCCATCTGGATTACCAAATTGACCTTGATCGTTATTTGCAGAATTATCCATTCTTGATCGGGGCAATCGACTCTGAAATTAATAAAGGGAATTCAAGTGAAGAACTTACTGAAATGAAATCTACGCTTGAAGAACTTGATGCTGGTATTAAAGAGAATCCAAAAGCAGCAGAGAATTACGATGAAATCAATGATAAGCTTGATAACTTTGAGAATATACCTGAGGATATGAAGTATGTTGAAATCGAAAAAAGTGTCGCTGAGGATTTTATAACCTCTGTCAATGAAATCAATACCGAATTAAAAGGGATCAACGAGGCTGGTAATTTGGAACAGGGAGATAAAATCGTTGGGTTATCTTCTTCTCTCGATGACATTATCGTTGAACCGAACTTTATAGGATTCGATCATTATCAAGACAATTTAACCGATCAAAGAATGTGGAAGTCGCTCTGGAACACGAGTGTATTTACGTTTATTTCCGTCTTAGCTGAACTTATTCTTGGTCTTGCAATCGCATTGCTTATTAACAAAGCTTTCATAGGAAGAGGACTTATTCGCGCAAGTATTCTAATCCCCTGGGCGGTACCAACAGCCGTTGCTGCACTCATGTGGAAATTTCTCTACGATGGTCAGAATGGTATTGTAGCAAAATTATTTGAAGACGTTGGACTCATAGATAGTATGGCTATGCTTTTGACAACGGATACAGGCGCTATGTTCTCGGTTATTTTTGCCGATGTATGGAAAACAACACCTTACATGGCATTGCTACTTCTTGCAGGACTTCAAACGATCCCATCATCCCTTTACGAAGCAGCATCGATTGATGGGGCGAACAAGTGGAAGCAGTTCGTAACGATCACATTACCACTTCTTAAAACAAGCATTCTTGTTGCGCTATTGTTCCGTACTCTGGATGCCTTCCGAGTGTTTGACTTAATTTACGTTTTAACTGGTGGTGGACCAGCGAACTCAACTGAAACAATCTCGATCCTTGCATATACGGTTATGTTCTCTCAAACCAACTTTGGTGAAGGATCAGCACTTTCAGTAATCGTCTTTATCTGTGTTGCCATCATTTCAGGAATCTTTATTAAGCTCCTTGGATCTGAACTACTCAATGATGGTTCTGGAAAATAA
- a CDS encoding carbohydrate ABC transporter permease, which translates to MNKKAGPMFYVFLVVFVFIVMFPFLWMLASSIKPLSELFGKEAFNPFTSNPTLQNYVSVFVDYPFMRYLWNSTVVATITTVYTVLVASFAAYAIARLNFRGKPIILGVVLSVSMFPQIATISPIYIFLKNLGLTNSYLGLIIPYTTITLPLSIWLLVTFFRKIPFDLEEAAKIDGASLWQTYWKVIMPLAVPGIFTTAILVFIAAWNEFLFALTINTADKFKTVPVGIALFQGQFTIPWGEISAATVVVTVPLVIMVLVFQRRIVSGLTSGSVKE; encoded by the coding sequence ATGAATAAGAAAGCGGGACCGATGTTTTATGTCTTTCTAGTCGTATTTGTCTTTATCGTCATGTTTCCATTTCTATGGATGCTTGCGAGTTCGATTAAGCCGCTGTCCGAGCTATTTGGTAAAGAAGCGTTCAATCCATTTACATCGAATCCAACATTGCAAAACTATGTATCCGTTTTCGTAGATTATCCGTTTATGCGTTATCTCTGGAATAGTACGGTTGTGGCAACAATTACAACTGTTTATACAGTTCTTGTCGCGTCATTCGCTGCCTATGCCATTGCGCGTCTGAATTTTCGCGGAAAGCCCATTATTTTAGGTGTCGTGCTATCTGTATCGATGTTTCCGCAGATCGCAACCATTTCACCAATCTACATTTTCTTGAAGAATCTTGGTCTTACAAATAGCTATCTTGGATTAATCATTCCGTATACAACGATCACGCTTCCGTTATCGATCTGGTTACTCGTGACGTTCTTCCGGAAAATCCCGTTTGATCTTGAAGAAGCTGCCAAAATCGATGGTGCTTCACTATGGCAAACCTACTGGAAAGTTATTATGCCGCTTGCCGTACCTGGGATTTTCACGACAGCTATACTCGTGTTTATCGCAGCGTGGAATGAATTTCTATTTGCCCTTACGATTAACACGGCAGATAAGTTTAAAACTGTTCCAGTCGGAATTGCCTTATTCCAGGGACAGTTCACAATCCCATGGGGAGAGATTTCAGCAGCTACAGTTGTTGTTACCGTTCCGCTTGTCATCATGGTACTAGTTTTCCAAAGAAGAATTGTATCTGGTTTAACATCTGGTTCAGTAAAAGAATAG
- a CDS encoding ThuA domain-containing protein — protein MINVTVWNENRHEQKSEEVRNVYPNGIHGAIADFLKDDFEVRTAKLDEPEHGLSEEVLNGTDVLLWWGHIAHEEVSDEVVNRVHQRVLDGMGLIVLHSGHFSKIFKKLMGTGCDLKWREADEKERMWVIDPTHPIAEGLGETIELEREEMYGEHFDIPAPDELVFVSWFEGGEVFRSGCTYKRGQGKVFYFRPGHETYPTYYHEDVQRVLKNAVSWAKPTTIAKPAYGNAQPLETITSK, from the coding sequence TTGATTAACGTAACCGTATGGAACGAAAATCGACACGAACAAAAGAGTGAAGAAGTAAGAAATGTCTATCCGAACGGAATCCATGGAGCGATTGCTGATTTTTTGAAAGACGATTTCGAAGTTAGAACAGCGAAGCTTGATGAGCCTGAACATGGATTATCAGAGGAAGTACTAAACGGCACGGATGTTCTACTGTGGTGGGGCCACATTGCACATGAGGAAGTTTCTGATGAAGTAGTAAACCGCGTTCATCAACGCGTCCTTGATGGTATGGGACTCATTGTGCTTCATTCCGGTCACTTTTCGAAAATTTTCAAGAAGCTGATGGGAACAGGCTGTGATTTGAAGTGGCGTGAAGCGGATGAGAAAGAACGCATGTGGGTTATTGATCCAACGCATCCAATTGCGGAAGGGCTTGGTGAAACGATTGAGCTTGAGCGAGAGGAAATGTATGGAGAGCATTTCGATATTCCTGCTCCGGATGAGCTTGTATTTGTTAGCTGGTTTGAAGGTGGAGAGGTCTTCAGAAGCGGCTGTACATATAAGCGTGGTCAGGGGAAAGTGTTTTACTTTAGACCGGGGCATGAAACCTATCCGACGTACTATCATGAGGATGTTCAACGTGTCTTGAAGAATGCAGTTAGCTGGGCTAAACCAACTACAATTGCAAAGCCAGCCTACGGAAACGCACAGCCACTCGAAACCATTACGTCTAAATAA
- a CDS encoding Gfo/Idh/MocA family protein, with product MRKLQIGVIGCGSIAKHRHLPEYAANTQIEIAAVCDIVKTRADEIAALYGARSYESFEELLQNSEIDAVSVCTPNYLHAPISIAALKAGKHVLCEKPMATSRLDAEKMIETARASGKKLMIAHNQRFVPSHAKAREILASGEIGKVYSFRTAFGHPGPETWSVDGTESWFFEKDKAFIGAMGDLGVHKTDLIRYLLGEEIVEVGSFVETSAKEFATVDDNAVCILKSESGIIGTLAASWAYTAKEDNSTIIYAEKAILRLEDDPVNSLVVQYQTGEVVKYELGGIQTNDNDGQSSSQVIDRFVDSIISGKEVPVSGTEGMNSLQVVLAALESNETKKIINLR from the coding sequence ATGAGAAAATTACAAATTGGTGTTATCGGATGTGGAAGTATTGCGAAGCATCGTCATCTTCCAGAATACGCGGCAAACACACAAATAGAAATTGCTGCGGTATGCGACATTGTCAAGACGAGGGCTGATGAAATTGCAGCACTTTATGGTGCACGTTCATACGAAAGTTTTGAAGAATTGCTTCAAAATAGTGAGATAGATGCAGTAAGCGTGTGTACGCCTAACTACCTTCACGCCCCGATTTCCATTGCTGCATTAAAAGCGGGAAAGCATGTACTTTGTGAAAAGCCAATGGCAACGTCACGATTAGATGCAGAAAAGATGATTGAAACAGCCCGCGCTAGCGGTAAGAAATTAATGATTGCTCATAATCAACGTTTTGTTCCTTCTCATGCTAAGGCAAGAGAAATTCTTGCTAGCGGCGAGATCGGCAAAGTGTACAGCTTCAGAACAGCTTTCGGCCATCCAGGCCCTGAGACATGGAGTGTTGATGGCACAGAGAGCTGGTTCTTTGAGAAGGATAAAGCATTTATTGGAGCAATGGGAGATCTTGGTGTGCATAAAACAGACCTCATCCGCTATTTGCTTGGTGAGGAAATCGTTGAAGTTGGCTCATTTGTAGAAACAAGCGCAAAGGAATTTGCAACAGTGGATGATAATGCGGTTTGTATTCTGAAATCTGAGAGCGGTATTATCGGTACGCTTGCTGCAAGTTGGGCTTATACTGCCAAAGAAGACAACTCTACAATCATCTATGCAGAAAAAGCGATCCTTCGCCTTGAAGATGATCCAGTAAATTCACTCGTTGTTCAGTACCAGACAGGTGAAGTGGTCAAATATGAGCTTGGCGGCATACAGACAAATGATAATGACGGTCAATCAAGTTCACAGGTTATTGATCGCTTTGTGGACAGTATCATTTCAGGTAAAGAAGTTCCTGTAAGTGGGACTGAAGGAATGAACTCGCTTCAAGTTGTACTTGCTGCACTTGAATCGAATGAAACAAAGAAAATCATTAATCTGAGGTGA
- a CDS encoding Gfo/Idh/MocA family protein has protein sequence MTKLRMGIIGSGGIAQSRHIPAYQQLAEQVKLFGVYDVDYERAKQAALLFNITNVYEHVADMLKEVDAVTICTPNKFHAELAVEALKAGVHVLCEKPMAMTVEECDRMIAAEKESGKILSIAYHYRFMKEPRAARQVIQEKEIGDPMVARIQALRRRKVPSWGVFTNKQLQGGGSLIDYGCHFLDLSMWLMGSPKPVEVSGTTYNRLSKTPEQVNLWGGFDHETFNVDDHVTAYIKFDNDVSMLFETSWSANIAEDKESVSISGSDGGLDVFPFQLNKAQYGMLLNSSSQWVPGEDDPGLPQAANFVNSCLGLEEPIVKAEEARTVSQVIEAIYESCATGRSIRI, from the coding sequence ATGACTAAATTAAGAATGGGTATTATAGGGTCTGGCGGCATCGCTCAGTCCCGTCATATCCCTGCGTACCAGCAACTCGCCGAACAGGTAAAGTTGTTTGGTGTATATGACGTTGACTATGAGAGAGCGAAGCAAGCTGCGCTTTTATTTAACATTACAAATGTGTATGAACACGTTGCAGATATGCTGAAAGAAGTAGATGCGGTAACGATTTGTACACCAAATAAATTCCACGCTGAGCTTGCTGTTGAAGCACTAAAGGCCGGAGTTCACGTACTTTGTGAAAAGCCAATGGCCATGACGGTTGAAGAGTGTGACCGCATGATCGCGGCGGAGAAGGAGTCAGGTAAGATCCTATCAATTGCCTACCACTATCGCTTTATGAAGGAGCCTCGCGCTGCCCGTCAGGTAATTCAGGAAAAAGAAATTGGCGATCCGATGGTTGCTAGAATTCAGGCCCTTCGCCGTCGCAAAGTACCAAGTTGGGGTGTATTTACGAATAAACAGCTTCAGGGCGGTGGGAGTTTGATTGACTATGGCTGTCATTTTCTTGATTTAAGTATGTGGCTGATGGGGAGCCCTAAGCCTGTTGAAGTATCAGGAACAACTTATAACAGACTAAGTAAAACCCCTGAACAGGTTAACCTGTGGGGTGGGTTTGATCATGAAACGTTCAACGTAGACGACCATGTGACTGCGTATATTAAATTTGATAACGATGTTTCGATGCTTTTTGAAACATCCTGGTCGGCAAACATTGCCGAAGATAAAGAATCCGTTAGCATCTCGGGTAGCGATGGCGGGCTTGATGTGTTTCCGTTCCAGCTTAATAAAGCACAATATGGGATGCTGTTAAACAGCAGCAGTCAATGGGTGCCAGGAGAAGATGACCCCGGATTACCTCAGGCTGCTAACTTTGTGAACAGTTGCCTCGGGCTAGAAGAACCGATTGTAAAAGCAGAAGAAGCACGGACAGTTTCACAGGTCATTGAAGCAATCTATGAAAGCTGTGCGACTGGAAGAAGCATTCGGATCTAA
- a CDS encoding sugar phosphate isomerase/epimerase family protein translates to MKLGVFTVLFADKSFEEMLDHAKASGLKAVEIGTGGYPGGAHCNLDELLDSEAKRTEYLEKVQARGLEISAFSCHGNPLSPDKAFADECHEAFVKTVKLASLMNVPVVNCFSGTPGDHEDAKFPNWPVTPWPAEYSDVLTWQWEEKLVPYWKEWGQFAKNHNVKIGLELHGGFLVHTPYTMLKLRELTCDAVGANLDPSHMWWQGIDPVAAIKILGKENAIHHFHAKDTYIDQDNVNMHGLTDMQPYGEVKSRAWTFRSVGCGHSNQEWSNMMSALRTYGYDHVVSIEHEDPLMSIEEGFQRAVRNLQSVLIEEQPGEMWWA, encoded by the coding sequence ATGAAACTAGGCGTATTTACCGTTCTATTTGCAGATAAATCTTTTGAAGAGATGCTCGACCATGCAAAAGCTTCCGGATTAAAGGCAGTAGAAATCGGAACAGGGGGCTATCCAGGTGGTGCTCATTGTAATCTCGATGAATTGCTGGATAGTGAAGCGAAGCGAACAGAATACCTTGAAAAGGTACAAGCAAGAGGACTTGAAATTAGTGCCTTCAGCTGTCATGGCAATCCCCTTTCGCCTGATAAGGCATTTGCAGATGAATGTCATGAAGCGTTCGTAAAAACAGTGAAACTTGCATCACTAATGAACGTGCCAGTCGTCAATTGCTTCTCTGGAACGCCCGGAGATCATGAGGATGCTAAATTCCCGAACTGGCCAGTAACACCGTGGCCTGCTGAGTACTCTGATGTCCTGACGTGGCAGTGGGAAGAAAAGCTTGTTCCATACTGGAAAGAGTGGGGGCAGTTCGCAAAAAATCACAATGTAAAAATCGGTCTCGAGCTCCATGGAGGGTTCCTTGTCCATACACCGTATACGATGTTGAAGCTTCGTGAGCTTACGTGTGATGCTGTAGGGGCGAACCTTGATCCAAGTCATATGTGGTGGCAGGGCATTGATCCGGTTGCAGCAATCAAAATTCTTGGCAAAGAAAATGCGATTCATCACTTCCATGCGAAAGACACGTACATCGATCAGGATAACGTGAACATGCATGGATTAACAGATATGCAGCCATATGGAGAAGTAAAATCTCGTGCATGGACGTTCCGTTCTGTCGGTTGCGGCCACAGTAACCAGGAATGGTCGAACATGATGAGTGCACTTCGTACGTATGGATATGATCATGTGGTGAGTATTGAACATGAAGATCCGCTCATGTCGATTGAAGAAGGCTTCCAGCGTGCAGTAAGGAATTTACAGTCTGTATTAATTGAAGAACAACCAGGCGAGATGTGGTGGGCTTAA
- a CDS encoding SDR family oxidoreductase: protein MNRLQNKTSVITGAATGIGKATVELFAKEGATVLCADINTEEMEKTANELNKNGGNVKSYHVDVSDEESVTNFANQVKEEFGTIDVLFNNAGTDQEGGKVHEYPVELFDKIIAVDLRGTFLSSKYLIPLMLDNGGSIINTSSMSGRAADLDRSGYNAAKGGITNFTKAMAIDYARQGIRVNSLSPGTIETPLIDKLAGSKDEEMGHKFRDANKWITPLGRLGRPDEMAKVALFLASDDSSYVTGEDITADGGIMAYTWPGKMLIDNEWKEDTE, encoded by the coding sequence ATGAATAGACTTCAAAATAAAACGTCTGTCATAACAGGTGCGGCCACCGGTATTGGAAAAGCAACAGTAGAACTCTTTGCCAAAGAAGGCGCAACGGTACTATGCGCAGACATCAATACGGAAGAGATGGAAAAGACAGCAAACGAACTAAACAAAAATGGCGGAAACGTTAAATCATATCACGTTGACGTATCAGATGAAGAAAGCGTAACAAACTTTGCTAATCAGGTTAAAGAAGAATTTGGCACAATTGATGTTTTATTTAACAATGCCGGGACTGATCAAGAAGGCGGCAAAGTTCACGAATACCCCGTTGAATTATTTGATAAAATTATTGCCGTCGACTTAAGAGGTACGTTCTTATCAAGCAAATACTTAATTCCGCTCATGCTTGATAATGGTGGCTCAATCATCAACACATCTTCCATGTCGGGTAGAGCCGCTGACTTAGATCGTTCAGGGTACAACGCAGCAAAAGGCGGTATCACGAACTTTACAAAAGCCATGGCGATTGACTATGCGAGACAGGGCATCAGAGTGAACTCACTGTCACCAGGTACAATTGAAACGCCTTTAATTGATAAGCTCGCTGGATCAAAGGACGAAGAAATGGGCCATAAATTCAGGGATGCGAATAAATGGATTACCCCACTTGGACGTCTGGGAAGACCAGATGAAATGGCGAAGGTAGCTCTCTTCCTCGCTTCTGATGATAGCTCCTACGTTACTGGTGAAGACATTACCGCTGATGGCGGGATTATGGCTTATACATGGCCTGGTAAGATGTTAATAGATAATGAATGGAAAGAGGATACGGAGTAA
- a CDS encoding NAD(P)/FAD-dependent oxidoreductase yields MTDQQELYDITIIGGGPVGLFTAFYGGMRQLRVKIIESMPQLGGQLSALYPEKYIYDVAGFPKVLAQDLVDNLKEQANQFNPEVVLEQSVEEVTKLEDGTLYLRSNTGEEHYTRAVIITAGVGAFQPRRLKVEGADHYEGKNLHYFVNDLTAFAGQKVLIAGGGDSAVDWANMLEPIAEEVTLIHRRDKFRAHEHSVEQLMNSSVEIQTPYNISEFIGDGERINQVVLAPVKGEETITKDVDAVIVNYGFISSLGPIKEWGLEIEKNSIVVNSKMETNVPGIYAAGDVATYDGKVKLIASGFGEAPTAVNNAKSYMDPDAKVQPLHSTSLFDKKK; encoded by the coding sequence TACGATAATTGGCGGAGGTCCTGTCGGCTTATTCACTGCTTTCTATGGTGGAATGCGCCAGCTTCGCGTTAAAATCATTGAAAGTATGCCACAGCTTGGAGGGCAACTCTCTGCTCTCTATCCTGAAAAATATATTTATGACGTTGCTGGCTTTCCGAAAGTACTTGCTCAGGATCTCGTTGATAACTTGAAAGAACAGGCAAACCAGTTTAATCCGGAAGTTGTGTTGGAACAATCAGTAGAAGAAGTAACGAAGCTTGAAGACGGTACTCTCTACCTGCGTTCTAATACAGGTGAAGAGCATTATACGCGTGCGGTCATTATTACTGCTGGCGTTGGCGCGTTCCAACCTCGCCGTCTTAAAGTAGAAGGCGCAGATCACTACGAAGGTAAGAACCTGCACTATTTCGTTAATGACTTAACAGCATTCGCCGGGCAAAAAGTGCTCATTGCAGGTGGGGGAGATTCTGCAGTTGACTGGGCCAATATGCTTGAGCCGATTGCGGAAGAAGTAACGTTGATTCACCGTCGTGATAAGTTCAGAGCACATGAACATAGCGTAGAGCAGTTGATGAATTCAAGTGTAGAGATTCAGACGCCTTATAATATCAGCGAATTTATAGGTGACGGCGAGCGGATTAACCAGGTCGTTCTTGCACCTGTTAAAGGCGAAGAAACCATTACGAAAGATGTGGATGCGGTAATTGTAAACTACGGTTTCATTTCTTCTCTTGGACCGATTAAGGAATGGGGTCTTGAAATTGAAAAGAACTCCATCGTTGTGAATTCCAAGATGGAGACGAATGTGCCAGGGATTTATGCAGCTGGTGACGTTGCTACATACGATGGGAAGGTAAAACTCATTGCTTCTGGTTTTGGAGAAGCGCCAACGGCTGTTAATAACGCTAAATCTTATATGGATCCCGATGCGAAAGTACAGCCGCTTCACAGTACTAGCCTATTTGATAAGAAAAAGTAA